The following proteins come from a genomic window of Gossypium raimondii isolate GPD5lz chromosome 5, ASM2569854v1, whole genome shotgun sequence:
- the LOC105770505 gene encoding uncharacterized protein LOC105770505 translates to MKEQDSPTTPPIPITSQQLATPSVVKKDSSVTAGFLGKSGYKFWVLAAILLLAFWSMFTGSVSLKWSSGHLTAFSDDIDFSVYDDLDVLELEEREKVVRKMWDVYTHSASVRLPRFWLEAFEAAYEYLSSDVPGVRDTAMSEIAKLSMRSLNLDSPSLRSKSISVGKENSNRKEISASRRSL, encoded by the exons ATGAAGGAGCAAGATTCACCCACAACACCGCCAATACCAATCACTTCACAGCAACTAGCAACGCCGAGTGTTGTGAAGAAAGATAGCTCCGTAACTGCTGGATTCTTGGGTAAAAGTGGGTACAAATTCTGGGTCTTGGCTGCAATTCTCCTGCTTGCTTTCTGGTCCATGTTTACTGGCTCTGTTTCTCTCAAATGGTCTTCTGGTCATCTTACTGCATTTTCCGATGACATCGATTTCTCTGTCTATGATGATCTTGACGTTCTC GAATTGGAAGAAAGAGAGAAGGTGGTAAGGAAGATGTGGGATGTTTATACGCACAGCGCAAGCGTTCGATTGCCGAGGTTTTGGCTTGAAGCATTCGAGGCTGCTTATGAATATCTATCGAGTGATGTTCCTGGAGTTCGAGATACAGCTATGTCAGAGATTGCTAAATTATCTATGCGCTCCCTAAATCTTGATTCGCCCTCTCTTCGATCAAAG AGCATCAGTGTAGGGAAAGAGAATTCTAACAGAAAGGAGATATCTGCAAGCAGGAGGAGCTTATAA
- the LOC105769085 gene encoding glucan endo-1,3-beta-glucosidase 7 isoform X1 yields MSALHFTVTFLLLTLLLEVNKAKSQSFIGVNYGQVADNLPSPAATAKLLQSTSIQKVRLYGSDAAMIKALANTGIGIVIGTANGDIPALASDPNFAKNWVDTNVVAYYPASKIILINVGNEVIMSGDNNLISQLLPAMQNVKNALDAASLGDKVKVSTVHSMTLLKQSEPPSSGSFDPAYGDMLKGVLAFNNATGSPFAINPYPFFAYRSDPRPETLAFCLFQPNSGRLDGNTKINYMNMFDAQVDAVRSALDAMGFKNVEIVVAETGWPYKGDSDEVGASIENAKAYNGNLIAHLRSMVGTPLMPGKSVDTYLFALYDENLKPGPTSERSFGLYQSADLTMTYDVGLSKSSSQAQTPASPATEKTPATLSVVAPSPEPKKASWCVPKKDVTDAELQASLDYACAHGIDCSPIQPGGSCFEPNTLSAHAAYAMNLYYQSSGPDPSSCDFSQAAMLSSSNPSTNFLKWTSAFYCMNTIVNLILYEYLALYRL; encoded by the exons ATGTCTGCGCTTCATTTTACTGTAACTTTCCTCCTTCTGACTCTGTTACTGGAAGTAAATAAAGCAA AATCCCAATCATTTATTGGCGTAAATTATGGACAAGTGGCCGACAATCTACCATCACCGGCAGCCACGGCAAAGCTTCTCCAATCCACTTCAATCCAAAAGGTCCGACTATACGGCTCCGACGCCGCAATGATCAAAGCGCTAGCCAACACCGGAATTGGCATCGTCATCGGCACGGCCAACGGTGACATCCCTGCCTTGGCCTCCGACCCGAATTTTGCCAAAAACTGGGTGGATACAAACGTAGTTGCTTATTATCCAGCCAGTAAAATCATCCTGATTAACGTTGGCAACGAGGTCATCATGTCGGGTGATAACAATTTGATATCTCAGTTGTTGCCCGCCATGCAAAATGTCAAGAATGCCCTCGATGCGGCTTCGCTGGGGGATAAGGTGAAGGTCTCGACGGTGCATTCAATGACTCTGTTGAAACAGTCTGAGCCGCCATCTTCTGGGAGCTTCGACCCGGCTTATGGAGACATGTTGAAGGGAGTCTTAGCATTTAACAATGCTACCGGTTCACCTTTTGCCATTAACCCGTACCCTTTCTTCGCTTACCGGAGCGATCCAAGGCCTGAAACGCTGGCGTTCTGCTTGTTCCAACCCAATTCGGGGCGTTTGGATGGCAACACGAAAATCAATTACATGAACATGTTCGACGCTCAG GTGGACGCTGTTCGTTCTGCATTGGATGCCATGGGGTTTAAGAACGTCGAAATCGTGGTTGCCGAGACAGGTTGGCCGTACAAAGGAGACAGCGATGAAGTAGGAGCAAGCATTGAGAACGCCAAGGCTTACAATGGAAACTTGATTGCGCACCTTCGGTCAATGGTGGGGACTCCATTGATGCCGGGGAAATCTGTCGACACATATTTATTTGCTCTCTACGATGAGAACTTGAAACCCGGACCAACTTCCGAAAGATCCTTCGGGCTTTACCAATCCGCCGATCTCACCATGACTTATGACGTTGGCCTCTCAAAGAGTAGCAGCCAGGCCCAG ACTCCGGCCAGTCCCGCAACAGAGAAGACACCAGCGACGCTGTCAGTAGTGGCACCATCGCCGGAGCCAAAGAAAGCATCTTGGTGTGTTCCAAAGAAAGATGTTACAGATGCCGAATTGCAGGCAAGTTTGGATTATGCTTGTGCACATGGCATAGATTGTAGTCCAATCCAACCGGGAGGGTCTTGTTTCGAGCCAAATACACTATCAGCACATGCAGCATATGCGATGAATCTCTATTATCAAAGTTCTGGCCCGGATCCATCGAGCTGTGATTTCTCACAAGCAGCCATGCTTTCTTCTAGCAACCCAAGTACAAATTTCTTAAAGTGGACCTCTGCTTTTTACTGTATGAATACAATTGTTAATCtcattttatatgaatatttggCACTTTACAGGCTATAA
- the LOC105769610 gene encoding deoxyuridine 5'-triphosphate nucleotidohydrolase, whose protein sequence is MAGTLGAISSWVPKIPALFLYNNNRCASRSLVFKPVCWNRPSVFSTSPRSLLTMAQADQISNSPEIKEPSPKVPKLGQNGVHEVTHGPASLLKVKKLSEKAVLPSRGSPLAAGYDLSSATDTKVPARGKALIPTDLSIAIPEGTYGRVAPRSGLAWKHSIDVGAGVIDADYRGPLGVILFNHSDVDFEVKVGDRISQLIIEKIMTPDVLEVDDLDSTTRGAGGFGSTGV, encoded by the exons ATGGCGGGAACACTTGGCGCCATCAGTTCGTGGGTACCCAAAATCCCGGCTTTATTCTTATATAACAATAATCGCTGTGCTTCACGATCCTTAGTCTTCAAACCAGTCTGTTGGAATCGTCCCTCTGTTTTCTCTACCTCTCCAAGATCTCTTCTTACGATGGCCCAAGCAGATCAGATTAGCAACAGCCCTGAAATCAAAGAGCCATCCCCGAAAGTCCCAAAACTCGGTCAAAATGGAGTACATGAAGTTACCCATGGTCCAGCCTCCCTCTTGAAAGTCAAAAAGCTTTCTGAAAAAGCCGTGTTGCCGTCAAGAGGCTCTCCTCTCGCCGCTGGCTACGATCTGTCAAG TGCAACGGATACAAAGGTGCCAGCCAGAGGAAAAGCGTTGATTCCCACTGATCTAAGCATTGCTATCCCTGAAGGAACATATGGTCGCGTTG CGCCAAGGTCTGGTTTGGCTTGGAAGCATTCCATCGACGTAGGTGCTGGAGTGATAGATGCTGATTACAGGGGACCCCTGGGGGTGATTTTGTTCAACCATTCTGATGTTGATTTTGAAGTGAAAGTGGGTGACAGAATTTCCCAGTTGATCATTGAGAAGATCATGACACCTGATGTTTTGGAAGTTGATGATCTGGATTCTACTACTAGAGGTGCTGGGGGATTTGGATCTACTGGCGTTTAA
- the LOC105767616 gene encoding uncharacterized protein LOC105767616, with translation MMLMKLCPNLDNQDGLETVLEVPIPEEMYTKMGSNAILRWQNLCNFMKAQSAFCNSSYLQASSDNEFLTLLKIVGTPLVPFRVDLENYMHSNPIQDSSIEASTAKYIIQQFVAATGGHLALRSIRNMYAVGQVQLQGSETLQGNSSVQTRVNCEFGGFVLLQKNPDLWYLELVVSGFKVSAGCDGKVAWNQSSSQPGHAHRGPPRPLRRFSQGLDPRCTASLFINAVCIGEQVIDNEDCFILMLETDSKALKAQSSSQAEIIHHTVRGYFSQRTGLLTKFEDKKLVRMKTTVGNDVFWETSVESLIQDYKYVDGINIAHGGNTITTLYRYGKSHKHKRKIEETWTIDEVDFNICGLCTETFLPPADLKREQE, from the exons AAGAAATGTACACCAAAATGGGCAGCAACGCGATTTTGCGATGGCAAAACTTGTGTAATTTCATGAAAGCTCAATCAGCTTTCTGTAACTCCTCCTATCTCCAAGCCAGTTCCGACAACGAGTTCTTGACATTGCTTAAGATTGTCGGAACTCCCCTAGTCCCTTTCCGTGTCGATTTAGAGAATTACATGCATTCAAATCCCATCCAAGATTCTTCCATC GAAGCTTCCACAGCGAAATACATAATACAGCAGTTCGTAGCCGCTACGGGGGGACATCTGGCATTGAGATCCATTAGAAACATGTATGCAGTGGGGCAAGTGCAATTGCAGGGTTCAGAGACGCTGCAGGGTAATAGTAGCGTGCAAACAAGAGTCAATTGTGAGTTTGGGGGGTTCGTATTATTGCAGAAGAACCCAGATTTGTGGTATTTAGAACTTGTTGTGTCGGGTTTCAAAGTTAGTGCTGGGTGTGATGGTAAGGTTGCTTGGAACCAGTCATCTTCACAACCTGGTCATGCACATAGAGGGCCCCCTCGTCCCCTACGTCGATTCTCCCag GGATTGGACCCTAGATGCACGGCGAGCTTATTCATAAATGCGGTTTGCATAGGAGAGCAGGTTATCGACAACGAAGACTGTTTCATTCTCATGCTCGAAACGGATTCAAAGGCCCTCAAGGCTCAAAGTTCATCCCAAGCAGAAATAATCCATCACACCGTCCGGGGATATTTCAGCCAAAGAACGGGGCTTCTCACCAAATTCGAGGACAAGAAGCTGGTAAGGATGAAGACTACCGTTGGAAACGACGTGTTTTGGGAGACCAGCGTGGAATCCCTGATCCAAGATTACAAATACGTCGATGGGATCAACATAGCGCATGGCGGAAACACCATTACGACGCTTTACCGGTACGGGAAGTCCCACAAGCACAAGCGGAAGATCGAAGAAACTTGGACGATCGACGAGGTTGATTTCAACATTTGTGGGTTATGCACTGAGACTTTTCTGCCTCCGGCTGATCTCAAGAGGGAGCAAGAATAA
- the LOC105769085 gene encoding glucan endo-1,3-beta-glucosidase 7 isoform X2 → MSALHFTVTFLLLTLLLEVNKAKSQSFIGVNYGQVADNLPSPAATAKLLQSTSIQKVRLYGSDAAMIKALANTGIGIVIGTANGDIPALASDPNFAKNWVDTNVVAYYPASKIILINVGNEVIMSGDNNLISQLLPAMQNVKNALDAASLGDKVKVSTVHSMTLLKQSEPPSSGSFDPAYGDMLKGVLAFNNATGSPFAINPYPFFAYRSDPRPETLAFCLFQPNSGRLDGNTKINYMNMFDAQVDAVRSALDAMGFKNVEIVVAETGWPYKGDSDEVGASIENAKAYNGNLIAHLRSMVGTPLMPGKSVDTYLFALYDENLKPGPTSERSFGLYQSADLTMTYDVGLSKSSSQAQTPASPATEKTPATLSVVAPSPEPKKASWCVPKKDVTDAELQASLDYACAHGIDCSPIQPGGSCFEPNTLSAHAAYAMNLYYQSSGPDPSSCDFSQAAMLSSSNPSYNGCTFPGGST, encoded by the exons ATGTCTGCGCTTCATTTTACTGTAACTTTCCTCCTTCTGACTCTGTTACTGGAAGTAAATAAAGCAA AATCCCAATCATTTATTGGCGTAAATTATGGACAAGTGGCCGACAATCTACCATCACCGGCAGCCACGGCAAAGCTTCTCCAATCCACTTCAATCCAAAAGGTCCGACTATACGGCTCCGACGCCGCAATGATCAAAGCGCTAGCCAACACCGGAATTGGCATCGTCATCGGCACGGCCAACGGTGACATCCCTGCCTTGGCCTCCGACCCGAATTTTGCCAAAAACTGGGTGGATACAAACGTAGTTGCTTATTATCCAGCCAGTAAAATCATCCTGATTAACGTTGGCAACGAGGTCATCATGTCGGGTGATAACAATTTGATATCTCAGTTGTTGCCCGCCATGCAAAATGTCAAGAATGCCCTCGATGCGGCTTCGCTGGGGGATAAGGTGAAGGTCTCGACGGTGCATTCAATGACTCTGTTGAAACAGTCTGAGCCGCCATCTTCTGGGAGCTTCGACCCGGCTTATGGAGACATGTTGAAGGGAGTCTTAGCATTTAACAATGCTACCGGTTCACCTTTTGCCATTAACCCGTACCCTTTCTTCGCTTACCGGAGCGATCCAAGGCCTGAAACGCTGGCGTTCTGCTTGTTCCAACCCAATTCGGGGCGTTTGGATGGCAACACGAAAATCAATTACATGAACATGTTCGACGCTCAG GTGGACGCTGTTCGTTCTGCATTGGATGCCATGGGGTTTAAGAACGTCGAAATCGTGGTTGCCGAGACAGGTTGGCCGTACAAAGGAGACAGCGATGAAGTAGGAGCAAGCATTGAGAACGCCAAGGCTTACAATGGAAACTTGATTGCGCACCTTCGGTCAATGGTGGGGACTCCATTGATGCCGGGGAAATCTGTCGACACATATTTATTTGCTCTCTACGATGAGAACTTGAAACCCGGACCAACTTCCGAAAGATCCTTCGGGCTTTACCAATCCGCCGATCTCACCATGACTTATGACGTTGGCCTCTCAAAGAGTAGCAGCCAGGCCCAG ACTCCGGCCAGTCCCGCAACAGAGAAGACACCAGCGACGCTGTCAGTAGTGGCACCATCGCCGGAGCCAAAGAAAGCATCTTGGTGTGTTCCAAAGAAAGATGTTACAGATGCCGAATTGCAGGCAAGTTTGGATTATGCTTGTGCACATGGCATAGATTGTAGTCCAATCCAACCGGGAGGGTCTTGTTTCGAGCCAAATACACTATCAGCACATGCAGCATATGCGATGAATCTCTATTATCAAAGTTCTGGCCCGGATCCATCGAGCTGTGATTTCTCACAAGCAGCCATGCTTTCTTCTAGCAACCCAA GCTATAATGGTTGCACTTTCCCTGGTGGGAGTACATGA